The Montipora capricornis isolate CH-2021 chromosome 1, ASM3666992v2, whole genome shotgun sequence genome contains a region encoding:
- the LOC138051792 gene encoding uncharacterized protein, with product MITAAQDQALRTNAIKAKVEKQNLSPLCRMCGEKDESMGHLVGECSKLAQTEYKHRHDNVARMIHWNIAHSYGLDVSNKWYEHKPEGVIENDHVKLLWDFNIQARRPDVVAVDRDKKTCNIIDIAIPVDAGIVEKEKEKVEKYQDLRREVARLWNVKAKVVPIVVGVLGAVTLNLSKHLDAIGVTARIELLQKAALLGTARLLRRVLEA from the coding sequence ATGATTACAGCGGCGCAGGATCAAGCATTGAGAACTAATGCTATTAAAGCCAAGGTAGAAAAGCAGAATCTGTCTCCACTCTGTAGGATGTGCGGTGAAAAAGACGAGTCAATGGGACACCTGGTTGGAGAGTGTAGCAAGCTAGCCCAAACTGAATACAAGCACCGGCATGATAATGTGGCTAGGATGATCCACTGGAACATCGCACACTCATACGGCCTTGATGTATCAAACAAATGGTACGAGCATAAACCCGAAGGGGTAATTGAAAACGATCATGTTAAACTCCTCTGGGACTTTAACATCCAAGCGAGAAGACCAGACGTGGTTGCAGTGGACAGGGACAAAAAGACCTGCAACATTATCGATATTGCCATCCCTGTAGATGCTGGAATCGTCgagaaagagaaggagaaagttgaaaagtacCAAGACCTACGAAGAGAGGTGGCACGACTCTGGAATGTCAAAGCAAAAGTTGTTCCTATTGTGGTTGGTGTGCTAGGCGCTGTCACACTCAACCTTTCTAAACACCTGGATGCAATTGGTGTGACCGCAAGGATCGAGCTTTTACAGAAAGCAGCTCTCCTCGGCACAGCGCGCCTCCTCAGACGGGTACTAGAGGCCTGA